The genomic DNA CGTGAATTCGAAACCGACGATCTCGGCCCCCTTGAGCGGCGGCAGCGCCTCGCGCACGCCGCGCGCCCGGGGCTGCGGATCGACCTGGCCGTCACGCTCGGTCACCTCGCCGTGGAACGCGCCGATGAGGTACGGGTAGGTGTCGGCGGCATGGTAGTGGTAGCCGATGACCGGGTCGTCGTGGCCGTGGCAGGCGTCGAGCGGCTTGACCGGGGAACCGTCGGGCTCGACCAGGCCGTACACCGGATAGCCGTCGAGCGCCCAGGCGACCGGCTTGCCCTTGCCGACGACCTTCTCCAGGTGCACCGGCGCCACGTGGTAGTGGTAGTCGTCGGCACGGCCGCAATGGCCGCCGAAGTCGTCGAGCTCGCCGATCGCCTTGGAATCCTCGCCGCGGTTGTTGAGTGGATTGAAGATCGGGATCCCGTTGACCGCGACGGCGATCGCCCCGCGGAGGAAGCGGTTGCGGGTCGACGCCGGGGTCTTCGCCGGACGGGGATGGAGCGGGATCGGCCAGGCGTTGTCGCCGGTGTAGGGCTGAGGGAGCGGCACTTGCTGCTGCCAGGCACGGATCCCGACCATCAACGGATGGTCCGGCACGCCGTCGCTTTCGACGTAGAAGAAGCGGTCGTCGCGGCGCGTGGCGACGGCACCGGTGGCGACGAACGGCGCGAATGCGGCGGCGATGTCGGGGTCGACCGCCCGCCGCGCGGCGACGAGCCGGATCGGGGTGGCGGTCGCACGGGCGGCGCGCCGTGCGGCGAACGGGTTCGCGACGGGATCGTCGCCGTGACCCTCCGGATGGGCGCCGGCCCTCCCGGCGACGAGCGTCGCCCCGACGAGGACCAGGGTACCGACTGCCGACGCGATCGATTTCATTCCGGTCCCTTTCGCTGGCTCTTTCCCGGTGCGTTTCCTTTTCCCGGTCCGCCACCGGGAGCCGCCTGGCCGCCGCGGCCTCCTCGCCCCCCCTGCTTGCGCGGCGGGGGAGGGGCTGCCGGATCGAAGTCGGGGTTGGTTTTTGGCATCCGGGCATCGACCGCGGCCAGGTAGCCCTCGAGCCGTCCGACGAGCTCTTTGACGGTGTCGCCGCGCGTTCCGGTGAGACCGAGGCGGTCGATCGCGTCGAGCACGCGGCCGACGCCGGTGTCGAGATCCTCGGTGATCGCCGCACGCTCCACCTGGCGCCCGGCACCGTCGGCAGCGGCGTATTTCCGCTTCGTCGCCTCGAGAGCGTTTTCCGGCGCGTGGAGCGCGTTCCAGGAGAGCTGCACGTAGAACGGCTTCCGCGCGTCGCGGGCCTTCTTGATGAACTCCTCGGCCCGCGCCGCCATCCCGAAGATGTCGACGGGGTTGGGATCGGTGAACTTGTACGCCTGCTCGTTGCCGATGTCGCCGTCGTGCTCGTCGTAGCCGTGGGCCCCCGGACCGCCGCCGCCGATGTGCCACTTG from Planctomycetota bacterium includes the following:
- a CDS encoding YHYH protein — protein: MKSIASAVGTLVLVGATLVAGRAGAHPEGHGDDPVANPFAARRAARATATPIRLVAARRAVDPDIAAAFAPFVATGAVATRRDDRFFYVESDGVPDHPLMVGIRAWQQQVPLPQPYTGDNAWPIPLHPRPAKTPASTRNRFLRGAIAVAVNGIPIFNPLNNRGEDSKAIGELDDFGGHCGRADDYHYHVAPVHLEKVVGKGKPVAWALDGYPVYGLVEPDGSPVKPLDACHGHDDPVIGYHYHAADTYPYLIGAFHGEVTERDGQVDPQPRARGVREALPPLKGAEIVGFEFTSSTARKLTYQVGGRQGTVEYVLGADGAVSFRYTDPNGRVKTEDARPRGRGPGQGPPRDGDRPPPRGQDPRRGGGEGPGGPPPGRGDRPPPRDARQPPPPPRAARLTPRRSSSARRRSAPTAGYRSSSPATGPRFRPPSSGPRVRLAPDPTPSRSGTKPPTGARRT